One Pieris napi chromosome Z, ilPieNapi1.2, whole genome shotgun sequence DNA window includes the following coding sequences:
- the LOC125062142 gene encoding NADH-quinone oxidoreductase subunit I-like, translating into MWRRFTKDLWQNVSKAESLGVKSESSFSCPTPPGKPVPPYPPPSCSPVPPFYCCPRTKYDVNFIYINDVPPPSTLGDVFDRIAQSVFWLEIARGFAVTLGHIFKEPATINYPFEKGPLSPRFRGEHALRRYPSGEERCIACKLCEAICPAQAITIEAEERSDGSRRATRYDIDMTKCIFCGFCQDACPVDAIVEGPNFEYSTETHEELLYNKEKLLTNGDRWEPEIVSNIRDNHLYR; encoded by the exons ATGTGGCGAAGATTTACAAAAGATTTGTGGCAAAATGTATCTAAGGCCGAAAGTTTAGGGGTCAAATCCGAGTCTTCATTTTCGTGCCCGACTCCTCCGGGCAAGCCGGTTCCACCTTATCCACCACCGTCTTGTTCGCCAGTTCCCCCGTTTTACTGTTGCCCTAGGACGAAGTATgacgtaaattttatttacatcaaCGATGTACCTCCTCCGAGTACTTTAGGCGATGTGTTCGATAGAATTGCTCAGTCCGTGTTTTGGCTGGAAATAGCGAGAG GATTTGCTGTAACATTAGGGCATATATTCAAGGAACCAGCGACGATCAATTACCCTTTTGAAAAGGGTCCATTGTCGCCTCGATTTCGCGGCGAGCATGCGTTGAGAAGATATCCTTCGGGAGAAGAGAGGTGCATAGCTTGTAAGCTTTGCGAAGCCATTTGTCCAGCGCAGGCCATAACCATTGAGGCCGAGGAGAGGTCAGATGGGTCAAGACGAGCCACAAG gtATGATATTGATATGACGAAGTGTATATTTTGTGGGTTTTGTCAAGACGCGTGCCCAGTCGATGCCATAGTAGAAGGCCCCAACTTCGAATACAGTACCGAGACACACGAAGAATTGCTCTACAACAAGGAGAAATTACTCACCAACGGCGATCGTTGGGAACCGGAAATAGTAAGCAATATTAGAGACAACCATCTTTACCGCTAA
- the LOC125062662 gene encoding insulin-like growth factor-binding protein complex acid labile subunit, with protein MFVDLPSQRRILLLLACFISSSKTSSAAGPSCPVECFCQTVVGFEGASELLVACTRGDQNTIPVDQLDRTANIIVIAPPPTRPNYLTIGPIFTQPAPFANLRELHIVNSNVPSIGQYSFWGLQNLRVLNLTHNNLTSIGADNFRGLINLTDLFLDHNNIEQMPSETFRHLTALRTLTLSQNQISALVPRLFRMLAKLLYLDLSDNPLVDLNPEVFKDIQHLRFFICRRCLLRRVNTQIYHLVPHLEELDLGENQFKYLTSDEFISLKKLRKLKLDGNQLSVIVDNMFGRNRELRVLTLARNRLALLAPAALNNLTNLMHLDISHNKIDRFHLQTFAPAVDSLKTINISGNNLPLNEIALVLQILPEIQSVGLANLSLQEVPPNFFIYNEHLVSLDVSWNKLTKFPYKLLTKTKFLQTLDMSRNRLHTLNEEDLQRLEAIAHIDLSKNHWRCDHCSVGTMLAYMTTTVLNSSIRHLTCHSPLRLHGVTFGELDFDKLEPCMGTHEAQMSVIAGLMLLCVAVFAAIAAALCCTRRRTAHYYTNEEKRREHAYEHPEELLGQTDLGSVATIHAPYHLVTKGS; from the coding sequence GAGGATCTTGTTGCTGCTAGCATGTTTCATAAGTTCATCGAAGACCTCAAGTGCCGCCGGGCCCAGTTGCCCGGTCGAATGTTTCTGCCAGACGGTCGTCGGCTTCGAGGGAGCGAGCGAGCTGCTCGTCGCATGTACGCGGGGTGACCAGAACACAATTCCTGTCGATCAGCTAGACAGGACTGCCAACATCATAGTCATCGCTCCCCCGCCTACCCGTCCTAATTACCTCACTATTGGACCCATCTTCACCCAGCCCGCCCCTTTCGCTAACCTTCGAGAACTGCACATTGTCAATTCCAACGTACCTTCCATAGGTCAGTACTCTTTTTGGGGCCTTCAAAACTTAAGAGTACTAAACCTAACGCACAATAACCTTACAAGCATCGGCGCTGATAATTTCCGGGGACTCATAAATTTAACGGATTTATTCCTCGATCATAACAATATCGAACAGATGCCGAGTGAAACATTCCGACACCTCACAGCTCTCAGGACTTTGACCTTGTCGCAAAATCAAATATCAGCATTAGTACCTCGGCTCTTTCGTATGCTGGcgaaattactttatttagatCTCAGTGACAATCCTCTAGTCGATTTAAACCCTGAAGTTTTCAAAGACATTCAACatctaagattttttatttgccGGCGATGTTTATTGCGTAGAGTGAATACCCAAATATACCACCTCGTCCCACATCTCGAGGAGTTGGACTTGGGAGAGAACCAATTCAAatatttgacatcagatgaaTTTATCAGTCTGAAAAAGTTGAGGAAGTTGAAGTTGGATGGAAATCAATTGTCGGTGATCGTCGACAACATGTTTGGTAGGAATAGAGAGTTACGAGTTCTAACTCTGGCACGAAACCGTCTCGCCCTCTTGGCGCCAGCGGCCCTAAACAACCTCACCAACCTGATGCATCTGGACATAAGCCACAATAAAATAGACAGGTTCCACCTGCAAACATTCGCCCCAGCTGTCGATTCCctgaaaacaataaatattagcGGCAACAATTTACCCCTCAATGAAATAGCTCTTGTTCTCCAAATACTTCCCGAAATTCAAAGTGTTGGCCTCGCTAATTTGTCCCTGCAAGAAGTCCCACCTAATTTTTTCATCTATAATGAACACTTGGTATCACTCGACGTATCCtggaataaattaacaaagttTCCTTATAAACTCCTGACGAAGACAAAATTCTTGCAAACATTAGATATGTCTCGCAACAGATTACATACATTAAACGAAGAGGATCTTCAAAGACTCGAGGCGATAGCACACATTGACTTATCAAAAAACCATTGGCGTTGTGATCACTGCTCGGTGGGGACGATGTTGGCTTACATGACCACTACGGTGTTGAATTCCAGCATACGACATCTCACGTGCCATTCTCCTCTCAGACTTCACGGTGTTACTTTTGGCGAATTGGATTTTGATAAGCTGGAGCCTTGTATGGGAACCCATGAAGCCCAAATGAGCGTAATAGCGGGGTTGATGTTGCTTTGCGTGGCTGTGTTTGCAGCAATAGCAGCTGCTCTGTGCTGCACGCGCCGACGTACAGCTCATTACTACACGAACGAGGAAAAGCGTAGAGAGCATGCTTACGAACACCCGGAAGAACTGCTCGGCCAAACCGACTTGGGCAGTGTCGCGACTATCCATGCTCCCTACCATCTCGTGACGAAGGGAAGTTAA